The following are encoded together in the Pedobacter steynii genome:
- a CDS encoding pyridoxal phosphate-dependent decarboxylase family protein, which translates to MNEILKEDLKNLELILNQVKAEGLEFLDGIDRRPTSVKNREIANCDLEEYGSGALAALAEFKSRFDETIVASTGPRYWGFVTGGSTPAAIAGDWLATVYDQNTQTIKGQGDISANIELETVRLLLQLLGLPDEDYLGGFVTGATMSNFTCLAVARQWLGMQNGRDIAREGVSGTLNVLSAMPHSSSVKSLALLGFGSQNLIKVKVMPGNREAIDLNDLEKQISKLKGQPFILISSGGTVNTVDFDDFEGILRLKDKYHFWWHIDAAFGAFAACAPAYRHLLKGWEEADSITVDCHKWLNVPYENAFFLVKKEHRLLQIASFQNSNAPYLGDPLENFNYLNFLPENSRRLKALPAWFSLKAYGAKGYQDIVESCIARAQELAAFMEEEDAFELLAPVRLNTVCFSLKGEAYKDQVFEYLRVLNDKGVVFMTPTIYDGRQAIRAAFVNWRTTNDDVLIAIDSLRQALKSL; encoded by the coding sequence ATGAACGAGATTTTAAAAGAAGACCTGAAGAACCTGGAATTGATATTGAATCAGGTGAAAGCTGAAGGACTTGAATTCCTGGATGGTATCGATAGGAGACCAACCAGTGTGAAAAACAGGGAGATTGCAAATTGTGATCTGGAGGAATATGGTTCAGGTGCACTTGCTGCGCTTGCAGAATTTAAATCCCGTTTTGATGAAACTATTGTTGCTTCTACAGGCCCCAGGTACTGGGGATTTGTTACCGGTGGGTCGACCCCGGCAGCAATTGCAGGAGATTGGCTGGCAACAGTGTATGATCAAAATACCCAGACTATTAAAGGGCAAGGCGACATTTCTGCCAATATTGAATTGGAAACCGTTCGCCTGTTATTGCAATTGCTGGGGCTTCCTGATGAGGACTATCTTGGTGGTTTTGTAACCGGTGCAACCATGTCTAATTTTACTTGTCTGGCCGTGGCCAGGCAATGGCTGGGAATGCAAAATGGTCGTGATATTGCCAGAGAAGGTGTTTCAGGAACATTGAACGTATTATCTGCAATGCCGCATTCTTCTTCAGTAAAATCGCTCGCCTTATTGGGATTTGGCAGTCAGAACCTAATTAAGGTGAAGGTAATGCCCGGTAACCGGGAAGCCATCGATCTGAACGATCTGGAAAAACAGATTTCGAAATTAAAGGGACAACCTTTTATCCTGATCTCCAGCGGAGGTACGGTAAATACAGTGGATTTCGATGATTTTGAAGGCATTCTGAGGTTAAAAGATAAATACCATTTCTGGTGGCATATTGATGCTGCTTTTGGTGCTTTCGCGGCTTGTGCCCCTGCTTACCGTCATCTGTTAAAAGGCTGGGAAGAGGCGGATAGCATCACTGTAGATTGTCATAAATGGTTAAACGTTCCTTATGAGAACGCCTTTTTCCTGGTTAAAAAAGAACACCGCTTGTTACAGATCGCCAGTTTTCAGAACTCCAATGCCCCTTATCTTGGAGATCCGCTGGAGAACTTTAACTACCTGAATTTCCTGCCTGAAAATTCCAGACGCTTAAAAGCTTTGCCTGCCTGGTTTTCCCTGAAAGCCTATGGTGCCAAAGGGTATCAGGATATTGTAGAAAGCTGTATTGCCAGAGCGCAGGAGTTGGCTGCGTTTATGGAGGAAGAAGATGCTTTTGAGCTCCTGGCACCGGTACGGTTAAATACGGTTTGTTTTAGCCTGAAAGGAGAGGCCTATAAGGATCAGGTCTTTGAATACCTGAGGGTGTTAAATGACAAAGGAGTAGTCTTTATGACCCCAACAATTTACGACGGAAGGCAGGCTATCCGGGCTGCTTTTGTCAACTGGAGAACGACTAATGATGATGTTTTAATCGCGATTGATTCCTTAAGACAAGCCTTAAAGAGTCTCTAA
- a CDS encoding carbon-nitrogen hydrolase family protein, giving the protein MKDKRTVIAAAQSISERGDIAANTHTHLQMIERAAQHHAELICFPELSLTGYEMDLADELAFTIDDQRLSVFSQAAKQHNMIVLVGAPARLDTGLHIGSFLFYPDGKTDLYTKQFIHMGTEDAFFTAQADQKDVVIHLNDEKIFCAICADLTHPEHAAKAFESKSSIYFPSALISKNGYATDAAFLKRYASEFQLTVILSNYGAPSGAYDAAGRSAIWSADGVLLHEVDGTGEALLIATKENGSWSARTEN; this is encoded by the coding sequence ATGAAAGATAAAAGAACCGTTATTGCCGCAGCACAGTCCATCTCCGAAAGAGGTGATATAGCCGCCAACACCCACACGCACCTGCAAATGATTGAACGTGCTGCGCAGCACCACGCAGAATTGATCTGCTTTCCGGAATTGTCCTTAACCGGATATGAAATGGATCTGGCTGATGAGCTGGCATTTACCATAGATGACCAACGCTTAAGTGTTTTCTCCCAGGCTGCGAAACAACATAACATGATCGTTCTTGTTGGAGCTCCTGCGAGATTGGATACCGGCTTACATATTGGATCCTTCCTATTTTACCCGGATGGAAAAACAGACCTGTATACCAAACAGTTTATTCATATGGGTACCGAAGATGCTTTCTTTACTGCTCAGGCAGATCAAAAGGACGTGGTAATCCATCTGAATGACGAAAAAATCTTTTGTGCCATCTGCGCTGATCTGACTCATCCTGAACATGCAGCAAAAGCTTTTGAAAGCAAAAGCAGTATTTATTTCCCAAGTGCCCTGATCAGTAAAAATGGTTATGCAACAGATGCTGCGTTCTTAAAAAGATATGCTTCAGAGTTTCAGCTAACAGTCATTCTATCGAATTATGGCGCTCCTTCCGGAGCTTATGATGCTGCCGGACGAAGCGCAATCTGGTCTGCTGATGGCGTACTCCTTCATGAAGTAGATGGAACCGGAGAAGCCCTGCTGATCGCCACAAAGGAAAATGGCTCCTGGTCTGCCAGAACAGAAAACTAA
- a CDS encoding GNAT family N-acetyltransferase — protein sequence MKIFVETHRIVMRELMLSDGPLMFEMDSDPEVHLYLGNNPNTQLSQSEEDIRFIRKQYEDNGIGRWAVIDKESNEFVGWGGLKFITIETNNRNHFYEVGYRFLRRHWGKGYATESTKAALKYAFEELQLAQVYAMAEKENAGSRHALQKSGFKITEQFDHKGITCDWFEISKEDWIKKQDER from the coding sequence ATGAAAATTTTTGTAGAAACCCACAGAATCGTCATGAGAGAACTCATGTTGTCTGACGGCCCCCTCATGTTTGAAATGGATTCGGATCCTGAAGTTCATTTATATCTGGGAAACAACCCCAATACACAGCTTTCACAAAGCGAGGAAGACATCAGGTTTATCCGGAAACAATATGAGGATAACGGCATCGGCAGATGGGCAGTAATTGATAAGGAAAGCAATGAGTTTGTAGGTTGGGGTGGCTTAAAGTTCATCACTATTGAGACCAATAACCGCAATCATTTCTATGAAGTTGGCTATCGATTTCTTCGCCGTCACTGGGGGAAAGGTTATGCAACTGAATCTACGAAAGCAGCTTTAAAATATGCCTTTGAAGAACTCCAGCTAGCTCAGGTTTATGCTATGGCGGAGAAAGAAAATGCCGGATCAAGACATGCACTGCAAAAGTCCGGGTTTAAAATCACAGAACAATTTGACCATAAGGGTATCACATGCGACTGGTTCGAAATCAGCAAAGAAGATTGGATAAAAAAACAAGATGAAAGATAA
- a CDS encoding MAC/perforin domain-containing protein, whose translation MKKQTKMACLILAFAAIVSGCKKNDTINSDSGILSKSKGQLSAGDGKWDLLGYGVDVTGDLLDASSISDVAIFDMPRFELDYRNRLDSYGTTENSQEFYGGASALDYVKDVSKKKNFKVGGNVSIDTTTKFTGSLERNTSDQNIYTYSTKFSYATFEVQQRIKRLRFTGDATLDLLMQYLTPEFVNNIATQSADDLVRRYGTHVMMDISIGGRLRFNYSGAIINESNLEKKTRTTKAGLGFTVLKAIGINIDGEITKDEMTKAATESRNKQYKLKFYGGSTSGRNISFDTNGNTSENINFGSWEQSITDRNAALLDVHNSLFLYDFIADPVKKAAVKVAVEKHIKDNQIKLSPQEVYEFSTPLLNKHANNLDPNMHMLFPAGGWRPNGQPFKAYPNAYNGSVPVYQFTNQATSDRFLSTNRNFSLPNYNYDGILFYAYAYQATGTVPIYQLAYPRDPDHFYHPDRNVIAPFVGWQVDGVAFWAFPN comes from the coding sequence ATGAAAAAACAAACAAAAATGGCCTGCTTAATCCTGGCCTTCGCAGCCATCGTTAGTGGCTGTAAGAAAAATGACACAATTAATTCCGATTCGGGAATTTTATCGAAAAGTAAAGGTCAACTTTCCGCCGGTGACGGAAAATGGGATTTATTAGGTTATGGAGTAGATGTTACCGGCGATCTGCTTGACGCCTCCAGCATTTCAGATGTGGCGATCTTCGACATGCCAAGATTTGAACTGGACTACAGGAACAGGCTGGATTCGTACGGTACCACAGAAAACTCACAAGAATTCTACGGCGGAGCTTCGGCCCTGGACTATGTGAAAGACGTCAGCAAAAAAAAGAATTTTAAAGTGGGTGGTAACGTCAGCATCGACACCACAACCAAATTTACAGGAAGTCTGGAAAGAAATACTTCTGATCAGAACATATATACTTATTCCACAAAATTTTCATACGCTACTTTTGAAGTACAGCAAAGGATAAAAAGATTAAGATTTACTGGCGACGCTACCCTGGATTTATTAATGCAATATCTAACTCCGGAGTTTGTAAACAACATTGCCACTCAAAGTGCTGATGATTTAGTGCGGAGATACGGTACCCATGTGATGATGGATATTAGCATAGGTGGACGTTTAAGATTTAATTACAGTGGTGCGATCATAAATGAAAGTAATCTGGAAAAAAAGACCAGAACAACAAAGGCAGGCTTAGGATTTACGGTACTGAAAGCAATTGGCATAAATATCGATGGAGAAATCACTAAAGATGAAATGACTAAAGCAGCTACAGAAAGCCGTAACAAACAATACAAGCTTAAATTTTATGGAGGATCAACTTCAGGAAGAAATATCTCTTTTGATACCAACGGAAATACCAGCGAAAATATAAATTTTGGAAGTTGGGAACAAAGCATTACAGACAGAAACGCGGCTTTGCTTGATGTACACAACTCGTTATTTCTCTATGATTTTATAGCTGACCCAGTTAAAAAAGCAGCCGTTAAAGTAGCTGTTGAAAAACACATTAAGGATAATCAGATAAAACTTTCCCCACAAGAAGTTTATGAGTTCTCCACCCCATTACTTAATAAACATGCGAATAACCTGGATCCTAACATGCATATGCTATTTCCAGCAGGTGGATGGCGTCCAAATGGACAACCGTTTAAAGCTTATCCTAACGCGTATAATGGATCTGTTCCAGTTTATCAGTTTACAAATCAGGCGACCTCAGATAGATTTCTATCTACAAATAGAAATTTCAGTCTCCCGAACTATAATTATGATGGAATCCTCTTCTATGCATATGCGTATCAGGCAACAGGAACGGTACCTATTTATCAATTAGCCTACCCAAGAGATCCGGATCATTTTTACCATCCAGACCGTAATGTTATAGCTCCATTTGTTGGCTGGCAAGTGGATGGCGTTGCTTTTTGGGCCTTTCCAAACTAA
- a CDS encoding GNAT family N-acetyltransferase, whose translation MKTKKITTDRLYLIPFTIPIAQEILDRKYTILSGMGLKPGKGWPDEDLLETLPRIVTNLEKVTEPSGFESWLIVEKEGMNIVGDAGFKGKPDPEGAVDLGYGIVDSARRKGYAVEAGEALISWAFKQQQVKVITARCMHVNEGSTKTLERLGFYQKVIKEEMIHWFLLREPGSKKG comes from the coding sequence ATGAAAACCAAGAAGATAACTACAGACCGGCTTTATTTAATCCCATTTACAATTCCTATTGCTCAGGAGATATTGGATCGAAAGTATACCATCTTATCAGGCATGGGGTTAAAACCAGGCAAGGGTTGGCCCGATGAGGACCTCCTGGAAACATTACCCAGGATTGTGACCAATCTGGAAAAGGTGACCGAGCCCTCCGGATTTGAATCCTGGCTGATCGTTGAAAAGGAAGGGATGAATATTGTTGGAGATGCCGGATTCAAAGGAAAACCAGATCCGGAAGGGGCGGTAGACCTGGGTTATGGGATTGTTGATTCTGCCAGACGTAAAGGTTATGCGGTTGAAGCTGGCGAAGCTTTGATCAGCTGGGCATTTAAGCAACAGCAGGTTAAGGTCATTACAGCGCGTTGTATGCATGTAAATGAGGGCTCCACAAAAACATTGGAGCGTCTTGGTTTTTATCAGAAGGTGATCAAAGAAGAAATGATACACTGGTTTCTGTTAAGGGAGCCTGGCTCAAAAAAAGGTTGA
- a CDS encoding choice-of-anchor I family protein: MKRNLLFSFLLIAFLGCKKENTETPIEIPEVIVNEDPATFAEIGSIDVGETGAAEITAFDPITNRLFVVNNTENNNRIDVIDFKDPKSMTKIGSISIAPYGGLVNSLSVHDGKLAAAIESVNKTENGKVAVFKTSDNSEIKVINVGALPDMITFSPDGKYILTANEGEPNATYTVDPIGTVSIISVNDNYAVNTINFSAFAAQREALEKKGFRVFGPGKDFLKDIEPEYITVSEDSKTAWVTLQENNAIAKINIAEKTITDIFPLGFKDYNTDANGINPSDEDNSSTTLGKWPVKGMYLPDAIALLESAGTPYLFTANEGDVREYEGAFLEAKRVKDIILDQTAFPTAGLLQKKEQLGRLNITSTLGDTDGDGDYDALYSFGARSFSIWNGNTGTQVFDSKNELEVKAIAASLYSDKRSDDKGVEPEGIAIGTMGAKKLAFVGLERAESVATYDVTNPSAPVFLQLLKTGKEPEGVLFIAAKNSPTKKSLLIISSENDGVIKVYTPKNI, translated from the coding sequence ATGAAAAGAAACTTACTATTTAGTTTTCTGCTGATCGCCTTTCTGGGCTGTAAAAAAGAAAACACTGAAACACCGATAGAAATACCGGAAGTGATTGTAAATGAAGACCCTGCGACCTTTGCAGAAATTGGCAGCATTGATGTAGGCGAAACAGGAGCGGCAGAAATCACCGCTTTTGACCCCATCACCAACCGTTTATTCGTAGTAAACAATACCGAAAACAACAACAGGATAGATGTAATTGACTTCAAAGATCCGAAAAGCATGACAAAGATCGGGTCTATCAGCATAGCTCCTTATGGCGGTCTTGTAAACAGCCTAAGTGTGCACGACGGAAAACTAGCTGCTGCTATCGAATCCGTTAACAAAACTGAAAATGGCAAAGTAGCCGTTTTTAAAACCAGCGACAACAGTGAGATTAAAGTGATCAACGTAGGCGCACTTCCCGATATGATTACTTTCTCTCCCGATGGCAAATACATTCTGACAGCCAACGAAGGTGAGCCGAATGCAACGTACACAGTTGACCCAATTGGCACTGTTTCTATCATTTCTGTGAACGACAACTATGCGGTGAACACCATTAATTTCTCTGCTTTCGCGGCTCAACGAGAGGCATTGGAAAAAAAAGGGTTCCGAGTTTTTGGCCCCGGTAAAGATTTCTTAAAAGATATTGAGCCGGAATACATTACGGTATCTGAAGACTCAAAGACTGCATGGGTAACCTTACAGGAAAATAATGCAATTGCTAAAATCAATATTGCAGAAAAAACCATCACGGATATCTTTCCTTTGGGTTTCAAAGATTACAATACGGATGCAAATGGAATTAACCCAAGTGATGAAGACAACAGTTCAACTACCTTAGGAAAATGGCCGGTAAAGGGAATGTATCTTCCTGATGCCATCGCATTATTAGAATCAGCAGGAACGCCTTATTTATTTACCGCAAATGAAGGTGATGTCAGAGAGTACGAAGGAGCCTTTCTTGAGGCAAAAAGAGTCAAAGACATCATACTGGATCAAACAGCCTTCCCTACTGCAGGCTTACTGCAAAAGAAAGAACAACTAGGAAGACTTAACATCACTTCTACACTGGGAGATACGGATGGAGACGGAGATTACGATGCTTTGTATTCCTTTGGAGCACGTTCATTCAGTATATGGAATGGCAATACCGGCACGCAGGTCTTTGATAGCAAAAATGAACTGGAAGTAAAAGCGATAGCTGCAAGCCTGTATAGCGACAAAAGAAGCGACGACAAGGGCGTGGAACCAGAAGGGATAGCTATTGGAACTATGGGTGCTAAAAAACTAGCCTTCGTTGGCCTGGAAAGAGCAGAATCCGTAGCCACTTATGACGTAACGAATCCTTCAGCTCCCGTTTTCCTCCAGTTGTTAAAGACCGGAAAGGAACCAGAAGGCGTACTTTTTATCGCCGCTAAAAATAGCCCGACCAAAAAGAGTTTGTTAATTATCAGCAGTGAGAATGATGGCGTAATCAAAGTATATACGCCTAAAAATATCTAA
- a CDS encoding PAS domain-containing sensor histidine kinase has product MNNAYSEDPDDSLYKGVMFQSFFKDAPQSVVIKANVPHFTILAVSDRFVDISLKSRAELLGKNLFDVFPDNTKDPSGKERALTALMEVMKTKKKVELPIYKYDIYSSDTGKMEPLYWSNSNQPVFNEAGEVSYIINTTMNVTAQVMLKEMADSSEENLVLQKQRLNKMFLKAPMGMALYSKGDFIIEYANEAICKMWNKGSPEEVLGHSIFELIPSLKEAGYKEIYEEVVNTGKAYLTKESPVTYDRNGVMETYYFDLNLEPVYGLKKEITGLLSLANEVTEQVATRKTIENAEERLRLASEATGIGSWDLNLQTREIVYSSSLADLFGYPGVTDLTHEQLRAMIHPEDTGAVELAFQTALISGKYNYQARIVRPDKIIYWVKVMGKVLFSKEGTPLRMLGTVMDITESKHEEIQKNDFIAIASHELKTPLTSLKGYAQLLKTGKGVSDPAFVSSIGTRIEGQINKMTKLVYSFLDLSRIESNKTELIKELIDLNQIIRDVAADYLFQERNHPISFEPQELPLIFADRHKITQVIDNLISNAIKYSPQGGTVLVTAVLQKEQVLVSVEDHGIGIDNNHTQKIFDRFYRIDDLQVKNASGFGIGLYLCADIIARHNGKIGLKSEPGVGSNFYFTLPLSIN; this is encoded by the coding sequence ATGAATAATGCTTACTCAGAAGATCCGGACGATTCTCTATATAAGGGAGTGATGTTTCAGTCTTTTTTTAAAGACGCTCCTCAGTCTGTTGTAATTAAAGCAAATGTTCCTCATTTTACCATTCTTGCTGTGAGTGACCGTTTTGTAGATATCTCTCTGAAAAGCAGGGCTGAGCTGCTTGGAAAAAATCTGTTTGATGTTTTTCCGGACAACACCAAAGATCCCTCAGGAAAGGAGCGTGCACTGACTGCCTTGATGGAGGTGATGAAAACAAAAAAGAAAGTAGAGCTTCCTATTTATAAGTATGATATTTATTCCAGTGATACCGGCAAAATGGAACCTTTGTATTGGTCGAATTCCAATCAACCCGTTTTTAATGAGGCGGGCGAGGTTAGTTATATCATAAATACGACCATGAATGTTACCGCTCAGGTGATGTTAAAAGAAATGGCCGATAGCTCAGAAGAGAATCTGGTATTGCAGAAACAGCGATTAAATAAGATGTTTTTGAAGGCGCCCATGGGGATGGCGCTGTACTCAAAAGGTGATTTTATCATCGAATATGCCAATGAGGCTATTTGTAAGATGTGGAATAAAGGATCTCCTGAAGAAGTATTGGGTCACTCTATTTTTGAGCTGATCCCTTCTCTGAAAGAAGCTGGTTATAAAGAGATTTACGAAGAGGTGGTGAATACGGGCAAGGCGTATCTGACTAAGGAGTCCCCTGTAACCTACGACCGTAACGGGGTAATGGAGACTTATTATTTTGACCTGAACCTGGAGCCGGTATATGGTTTAAAAAAAGAAATTACCGGATTGCTTTCTCTGGCCAATGAGGTGACAGAACAGGTTGCGACCAGAAAAACAATTGAGAATGCCGAGGAGAGACTTCGTTTGGCATCTGAAGCGACAGGCATAGGGAGCTGGGATCTTAATCTGCAGACCAGGGAAATAGTTTATTCTTCCAGCCTGGCTGATTTGTTTGGGTATCCTGGAGTAACTGACCTGACTCATGAACAACTTCGTGCTATGATTCATCCTGAGGATACCGGAGCAGTAGAGCTGGCTTTTCAGACTGCGCTAATCTCTGGGAAATATAATTATCAGGCCAGGATTGTTCGTCCGGATAAGATCATTTACTGGGTTAAAGTGATGGGGAAAGTGCTGTTCAGTAAAGAAGGTACGCCACTAAGGATGTTGGGTACGGTAATGGACATTACAGAGAGTAAGCATGAAGAGATTCAAAAGAATGATTTTATTGCCATTGCCAGTCATGAATTAAAAACCCCATTGACTTCCTTAAAGGGGTATGCTCAATTGCTGAAAACAGGAAAGGGAGTGTCTGATCCGGCATTTGTAAGTAGTATCGGCACAAGAATCGAAGGTCAGATCAATAAAATGACCAAGCTGGTGTATAGTTTTCTTGACCTTTCTAGAATAGAATCTAATAAAACAGAGCTGATAAAGGAGCTGATCGACCTGAATCAGATCATCCGGGATGTGGCGGCTGATTATTTGTTTCAGGAAAGAAACCATCCAATATCTTTTGAGCCTCAGGAACTGCCATTGATTTTTGCTGACCGCCACAAGATTACGCAGGTGATTGACAACCTCATCAGTAATGCCATTAAATACTCACCTCAGGGAGGAACAGTATTGGTGACCGCAGTACTACAGAAAGAACAGGTACTGGTCTCTGTTGAAGATCATGGAATTGGAATTGATAATAACCATACGCAAAAGATCTTTGACCGTTTTTACCGGATTGATGACCTGCAGGTAAAAAATGCTTCGGGATTTGGTATCGGTCTATATCTTTGCGCAGACATCATTGCCCGTCATAACGGGAAAATTGGTTTGAAAAGTGAGCCCGGAGTAGGAAGTAATTTTTATTTCACTTTGCCTTTGAGCATCAATTGA
- a CDS encoding LutC/YkgG family protein, with protein sequence MTSRIAILSRIKENQPDLSKLPADLTAPIQYPDAIEVFSNVLGNIGGTAVPVKSYAEIQEYISTHFADQKRIISTLPELAAVTEANWEEQDPHSYEDIDIAIIKAHFGVAENAALWVTEELMKQRVIPFICQQLAVVVQRKDICSNMHEAYAKVSDSLYDFGTFIAGPSKTADIEQSLVLGAHGPKNMTVFILDIG encoded by the coding sequence ATGACTAGCAGAATAGCAATCCTTTCCCGTATCAAAGAAAACCAGCCGGACTTAAGTAAGTTACCCGCCGATTTAACCGCCCCTATTCAATATCCCGATGCGATAGAAGTATTCAGCAACGTACTTGGCAATATCGGAGGAACTGCGGTTCCGGTAAAGAGTTACGCTGAAATTCAGGAATACATAAGTACACATTTTGCAGATCAGAAAAGGATCATTTCTACTTTACCAGAGTTGGCTGCAGTTACCGAAGCAAACTGGGAAGAACAAGATCCACACAGCTATGAAGACATCGATATTGCCATTATCAAAGCACATTTCGGTGTAGCTGAAAATGCAGCATTATGGGTAACAGAAGAGTTAATGAAGCAAAGGGTTATTCCTTTTATTTGTCAGCAGTTAGCAGTGGTAGTTCAGAGAAAGGACATCTGTTCCAATATGCATGAGGCTTATGCAAAGGTATCTGACTCCTTATATGATTTCGGAACTTTTATTGCAGGTCCTTCCAAGACTGCGGATATCGAACAATCTTTAGTATTAGGCGCTCATGGTCCAAAGAATATGACCGTATTTATCCTGGATATCGGTTAA
- a CDS encoding LutB/LldF family L-lactate oxidation iron-sulfur protein, whose protein sequence is MSTGTKDHAGLADIFNEDEARVDWHDETLWFVRAKRDKAAHTLPEWESLRENASQIKDNVLSNLHDYLLEFEAKAQQNGITVHWAADADEHNQIVHAILKAKEVTRIVKSKSMLTEECHLNEYLHKNGIEVIDTDLGERIVQLAEEPPSHIVLPCIHKKKEEIGELFHEHLGTPQGESDPQFLTAAARIHLREKFLTRKAAITGVNFAIAETGEFVVCTNEGNADMGAHLSEVHIACMGIEKIIPKRKHLSVFLRLLARSATGQPITTYSSHFSKPRAGQEMHLVLVDNGRTKQLGRADFRNSLKCIRCGACMNTCPVYRRSGGHSYHTAIAGPIGSILAPNLDMKAYADLPFASTLCGSCTNVCPVKINIHEQLYKWRQVIVKEGYADTKKAVAMKVMDLTLSHPFIYKNAGKAGRWVMKIAPFMVNNKLNAWYKQREMPEPPKQSFSEWYKNNNND, encoded by the coding sequence ATGAGCACAGGAACAAAGGACCACGCAGGATTAGCTGATATTTTTAATGAAGACGAAGCACGGGTAGACTGGCATGACGAAACCCTATGGTTTGTTCGCGCTAAGCGGGACAAAGCAGCACATACACTCCCCGAATGGGAGTCGTTGAGGGAGAATGCTTCTCAAATCAAAGACAATGTACTTTCCAATCTGCATGACTACTTATTGGAGTTTGAAGCGAAAGCCCAGCAAAATGGCATCACCGTTCATTGGGCCGCTGATGCAGATGAACACAACCAGATTGTCCACGCTATATTAAAAGCAAAGGAAGTGACCAGGATTGTAAAAAGCAAATCCATGCTTACCGAGGAGTGCCATCTGAATGAATACCTCCATAAAAATGGAATTGAAGTAATTGACACCGACCTTGGTGAGCGCATCGTTCAGCTTGCCGAAGAGCCACCAAGCCATATTGTACTGCCCTGTATCCATAAAAAGAAAGAAGAGATCGGCGAGTTGTTCCATGAACACCTGGGAACACCTCAGGGTGAATCTGATCCTCAGTTTTTAACAGCTGCAGCCAGAATTCACCTCCGCGAAAAATTCCTTACCCGAAAAGCAGCCATTACCGGTGTCAACTTCGCTATTGCTGAAACAGGAGAGTTTGTCGTATGTACAAACGAAGGAAATGCAGATATGGGTGCACATCTTTCCGAGGTCCACATTGCCTGTATGGGAATTGAAAAGATCATCCCAAAAAGAAAACACCTTTCTGTATTTTTAAGGCTGCTTGCCAGAAGTGCAACCGGACAACCGATCACGACCTACTCCAGCCATTTCAGCAAGCCCAGAGCCGGACAGGAAATGCACCTGGTCCTGGTAGACAACGGCAGGACTAAACAACTGGGGAGAGCAGATTTTCGAAATTCTTTAAAATGTATCCGTTGCGGCGCCTGCATGAATACCTGTCCGGTTTACCGTAGAAGTGGCGGACACAGCTACCACACTGCTATTGCAGGGCCTATAGGCTCTATTCTTGCCCCTAATCTGGACATGAAAGCCTATGCAGACCTTCCCTTTGCATCCACTCTTTGTGGCTCCTGCACTAATGTATGTCCGGTAAAGATCAACATCCACGAACAACTCTATAAATGGAGACAAGTGATTGTTAAAGAGGGTTACGCCGATACCAAAAAGGCGGTAGCTATGAAAGTTATGGATCTGACCTTATCTCATCCTTTCATTTATAAAAATGCAGGAAAAGCTGGCCGGTGGGTAATGAAAATCGCTCCGTTTATGGTCAACAATAAGCTCAATGCCTGGTATAAGCAACGCGAAATGCCAGAGCCGCCAAAACAGTCTTTCAGTGAATGGTATAAGAACAACAATAATGACTAG